A single genomic interval of Fructobacillus americanaquae harbors:
- a CDS encoding aldo/keto reductase, which translates to MQKIGKKYNKTVGQVVLRWLIQRNIVVLAKSVHEERIRENFDVFDFNLSEEDMDLIKGLDKKESALFDHNDPVFVERLTGWLI; encoded by the coding sequence TTGCAGAAAATTGGTAAGAAATATAATAAGACAGTTGGGCAAGTTGTTTTAAGATGGTTAATACAAAGAAACATTGTTGTTTTAGCCAAATCTGTTCATGAGGAACGGATACGCGAAAATTTTGATGTTTTTGACTTTAATCTTTCAGAAGAAGACATGGATTTAATCAAGGGTTTGGACAAAAAAGAATCTGCTTTATTTGATCATAATGATCCCGTTTTTGTTGAACGGTTAACCGGTTGGTTGATTTAA
- the ssb gene encoding single-stranded DNA-binding protein, with the protein MSTNIAALRGRLVSKTVLGYTSSGKVFTTGRIAVSRNFTNKKGQRQTDFFRFVLWGKQAQNFTDLVDQGDRIGLDGHLQSSSYEKDGSTHFVTDLYVDHFDLVETLQDKEIIRHQLAQDDLVSSHDEVVVTDDDLPF; encoded by the coding sequence ATGAGCACGAATATTGCAGCATTACGAGGTCGTTTGGTTTCAAAAACTGTGTTGGGTTACACATCTTCTGGCAAAGTTTTCACAACAGGACGAATTGCCGTATCAAGAAACTTTACGAACAAGAAGGGACAACGTCAAACTGACTTTTTCCGTTTTGTTCTTTGGGGAAAACAGGCGCAAAATTTTACTGATTTGGTTGATCAAGGAGATCGCATTGGGTTGGATGGCCATCTTCAAAGTAGCTCTTACGAAAAAGATGGGAGTACTCATTTTGTAACTGACCTTTATGTTGACCATTTTGATCTTGTCGAAACCCTTCAGGATAAAGAAATTATCCGTCACCAGTTAGCTCAAGACGATTTGGTATCTAGCCATGACGAAGTTGTCGTGACCGATGATGATTTGCCATTTTAA
- a CDS encoding replication initiator protein A, which produces MQRINLQQIQSFEQFYRIPKIFFTSEKYKDMRLESKTAYAILRDRFELSLKNGWIDEQQNVYFIFTVAALQEILGCGKNKVIAIKKDLAKYGLLEEEKIGFNRANRLYLGAVTSDSFSENSLKALGDKEVSKSNLRKFENQTTGGLKNKPPKVSKSNPNDTDYSDTELSDTEIKDDEDDDVFNNTRANDLDLLVDHYQKETGQRPNLKQANRLEQLANLYGALLVSEAITRSAENNTSNLLYIEKVAQSMNEVQQKQFSQVRQFNEPIVPITKLSDMEGGLI; this is translated from the coding sequence ATGCAAAGAATTAACCTCCAACAAATTCAGTCATTTGAACAATTTTATCGGATTCCCAAAATCTTTTTTACTTCAGAAAAATATAAAGATATGAGATTGGAATCCAAGACAGCCTATGCCATTTTAAGAGACCGGTTTGAATTGTCGTTAAAAAATGGCTGGATTGATGAGCAGCAAAATGTTTACTTTATTTTCACTGTTGCAGCTTTGCAAGAAATTTTAGGCTGTGGCAAAAATAAAGTGATTGCCATTAAAAAAGATTTAGCAAAATATGGGTTGCTTGAAGAAGAAAAAATTGGTTTCAATCGTGCAAATCGTCTTTATCTTGGAGCTGTAACGAGTGATTCTTTCTCAGAAAACTCCCTTAAAGCGTTGGGGGACAAGGAGGTTTCAAAATCAAACCTCCGGAAGTTTGAAAATCAAACCACTGGAGGTTTGAAAAATAAACCTCCAAAGGTTTCAAAATCAAACCCTAATGATACTGACTATAGTGATACTGAATTAAGTGATACTGAAATAAAAGATGATGAGGATGATGACGTATTTAATAATACACGTGCGAATGATTTGGATTTGCTTGTGGACCATTACCAAAAAGAAACTGGTCAACGTCCCAATTTAAAACAAGCTAATCGATTGGAGCAATTAGCTAATCTTTATGGCGCTTTGCTTGTTAGCGAAGCTATTACTCGTTCGGCCGAGAACAATACCAGTAATCTTTTGTATATCGAAAAAGTAGCGCAATCAATGAACGAAGTACAGCAAAAACAATTTAGTCAAGTACGACAGTTCAACGAACCAATCGTACCAATCACTAAACTTAGTGACATGGAAGGTGGCTTAATATGA
- a CDS encoding helix-turn-helix domain-containing protein, translating to MKNNTGLDLRQIIKNYRTIRLMSQKDLAESWEIPQRAISRWEQSARSNPSIESLLHISSGLNLSIDELIEQTFVNEEEDTSNAKN from the coding sequence ATGAAAAACAACACAGGCCTAGATTTACGACAAATTATTAAAAATTATCGAACTATCCGTTTAATGAGTCAGAAAGATTTGGCTGAGTCTTGGGAAATTCCACAACGTGCGATTTCGCGATGGGAACAATCAGCCCGATCGAACCCTTCAATTGAGTCGTTGTTGCATATCTCTTCTGGTTTAAATCTATCAATTGATGAATTGATTGAACAGACTTTTGTTAATGAAGAGGAGGACACATCAAATGCAAAGAATTAA
- a CDS encoding ABC transporter permease encodes MSRTLAIAKRILMEMMRDKRTLALMFLAPVLILSLLNYVFTINSTPSVEIGTVRVEQAVSQTLDQTSHVSTKAYSSDSKAKSALKDKDIDAILTQTRNNQFEIRYANIDASKTAMIRQVVNGAFSKIKVGAMVQQYVALATQTGQQPAAQANVSLSEKYNYGGKDTSFFDTIMPIFMGFFVFMFVFLISGISLLKERTKGTLSRLLATPVRRSEIVFGYMLSYALIAVLQTAVIVSFTITLLHVEVLGSVWLLFLINVLLAMVALALGLLVSTLAASEFQMIQFIPIVVVPQMIFSGIIPFDSMASWAQAIGDILPMKYAADAMNAVVLQGQGFSAISGQIVALVIFLAVLTALNIFGLRRYRKV; translated from the coding sequence ATGAGCCGAACATTAGCCATTGCAAAGCGAATTTTGATGGAAATGATGCGTGATAAGCGGACCTTAGCCTTGATGTTTTTAGCGCCTGTTTTAATCCTATCGCTCTTGAACTATGTCTTTACTATCAACTCAACACCATCCGTTGAAATCGGAACGGTACGTGTGGAACAAGCGGTGAGCCAAACCCTTGATCAAACCAGCCACGTTTCCACCAAAGCTTATTCTTCCGATAGCAAGGCCAAATCAGCTTTGAAGGACAAGGATATTGATGCTATCCTGACGCAAACGAGGAATAACCAGTTTGAAATTCGTTATGCCAACATCGATGCTTCCAAAACGGCAATGATTCGTCAAGTCGTGAACGGCGCCTTCAGTAAGATAAAAGTCGGGGCGATGGTCCAGCAATATGTTGCGCTGGCCACACAAACTGGGCAGCAACCGGCTGCACAAGCGAACGTGTCCCTTTCAGAGAAGTACAACTATGGCGGTAAGGACACGAGTTTCTTCGACACAATTATGCCAATATTCATGGGCTTTTTCGTCTTCATGTTCGTTTTCTTAATTTCAGGAATTTCACTATTGAAGGAACGGACAAAGGGCACGCTTTCCCGTTTGTTAGCAACGCCAGTTCGACGTTCTGAAATTGTTTTCGGTTACATGTTGTCTTATGCGCTAATTGCAGTTTTGCAGACGGCCGTGATTGTGTCCTTTACGATTACACTGCTTCACGTTGAGGTGCTTGGTTCTGTTTGGTTACTCTTCCTCATCAATGTCTTGTTAGCCATGGTCGCCTTGGCGCTGGGACTCTTAGTTTCAACGCTGGCCGCGTCAGAATTCCAGATGATTCAATTCATTCCAATCGTTGTTGTGCCACAAATGATTTTCTCAGGCATTATTCCGTTTGATTCCATGGCCTCCTGGGCACAAGCCATTGGCGATATTTTGCCAATGAAGTACGCAGCTGATGCAATGAACGCTGTTGTTCTTCAGGGACAGGGTTTTTCAGCCATTTCTGGACAGATTGTCGCCTTGGTTATTTTCTTAGCCGTTTTGACGGCATTGAATATCTTTGGTCTCCGTCGTTACCGTAAGGTATAA
- a CDS encoding alpha/beta hydrolase: protein MIIFLVLIGYAVFQSLNAQHKTGTNSSTASGKTATVFFHGYGSSHNAEKSIAQYLVDQGYSNRRVNVTVKDDDQVNVVGTPGNMAITYYLMATAEGKSDSLPVVKKQIDLAGTYNGLMLTDPESDSPLTDDGQPVNQSAYYKRLLPLREYYQKHQVQVLNIYGNSQGSGNNDTTVYNNSSKSLKHLVQSPSTYEEKLITGADGQHSKLHENKAVDAIMLAFLKK, encoded by the coding sequence GTGATTATTTTTTTGGTCTTAATTGGCTACGCGGTCTTCCAATCACTGAATGCACAACACAAAACGGGGACAAATTCCTCAACTGCTTCTGGTAAAACCGCCACGGTTTTTTTCCATGGCTACGGTTCCTCACACAATGCTGAAAAGTCAATAGCCCAGTATTTGGTTGACCAGGGTTATTCGAATCGGCGCGTGAACGTAACGGTCAAGGACGATGATCAGGTTAACGTGGTGGGCACTCCAGGGAACATGGCCATTACATACTATTTGATGGCAACGGCTGAGGGTAAAAGCGATTCGTTGCCAGTAGTTAAGAAACAGATTGATTTAGCCGGTACCTATAACGGTTTGATGTTAACGGATCCTGAATCCGATTCACCCCTAACAGACGATGGGCAACCGGTCAATCAGTCTGCGTACTACAAACGTTTATTACCACTGCGTGAGTATTATCAAAAGCACCAGGTTCAGGTGCTGAACATTTATGGTAATTCGCAGGGTTCTGGTAATAACGATACGACGGTTTATAATAATTCGTCTAAGTCCTTGAAGCACTTGGTTCAAAGTCCTTCAACTTATGAAGAAAAACTGATTACCGGTGCGGATGGACAGCATTCCAAGTTGCATGAAAACAAAGCAGTTGATGCGATCATGCTGGCGTTCTTAAAGAAATAA
- a CDS encoding ABC transporter ATP-binding protein, which produces MEKVISLEKVAKSFGSLKVLKDVDLSLGRGEILGLLGPSGAGKSTVINVTLGVEKADYGTAYVFGKVMPNRELLGQMGYMAQSDALYESLTARANLKFFAEMRGIDKEGLEQEIERVANVVSLGDKLDQYVSGFSGGMKRRLSLAIALLGNPFLLVLDEPTVGIDPALRRQIWSELHKMKEEGHAILVTTHVMDEAELVDRVALLIGGRVIANDAPKKLEVDYGVPSIEDVFLKAEEELS; this is translated from the coding sequence ATGGAAAAAGTCATTTCTTTGGAAAAAGTTGCCAAGTCCTTTGGTAGCCTAAAAGTCCTGAAGGACGTTGACCTGTCATTGGGCCGAGGAGAAATTCTCGGTTTGCTCGGTCCATCCGGAGCCGGTAAGTCAACGGTCATCAACGTGACTTTGGGTGTTGAAAAGGCCGATTATGGTACCGCTTATGTTTTTGGTAAGGTGATGCCAAATCGCGAACTACTTGGTCAAATGGGGTATATGGCCCAATCTGATGCGCTGTACGAATCGTTAACGGCTCGTGCTAACCTAAAGTTCTTTGCCGAGATGCGAGGCATCGATAAGGAAGGCTTGGAGCAAGAGATTGAACGAGTGGCGAATGTTGTTTCACTTGGTGACAAGCTCGACCAATATGTGTCTGGTTTTTCAGGGGGAATGAAGCGTCGTTTGTCATTGGCCATTGCCTTGCTAGGCAACCCATTCTTACTTGTTTTAGATGAACCAACAGTTGGAATTGATCCAGCGTTGCGCCGTCAAATTTGGTCCGAACTTCATAAGATGAAGGAAGAGGGACACGCTATCTTGGTCACCACCCACGTCATGGACGAGGCTGAATTGGTTGATCGGGTTGCCCTACTAATTGGGGGACGGGTCATCGCCAATGATGCACCGAAGAAGTTGGAAGTCGATTATGGCGTACCAAGTATCGAAGACGTCTTCTTGAAGGCAGAGGAGGAATTGTCATGA
- a CDS encoding SWEET family sugar transporter has translation MRIDTSEYPTGENAVPEKRVKRLKLLSKAATFTCIAMYVSYIPQIISNFSGHPVGLLQPLVAMINASLWTGYGWTKTFKDWPIIISNVPGVLFGLFTVITIYIH, from the coding sequence ATGAGAATTGATACTTCAGAATATCCAACAGGTGAAAACGCTGTACCTGAGAAGCGCGTTAAACGTCTAAAGTTGCTTAGTAAGGCTGCTACCTTTACTTGTATTGCGATGTATGTTTCATATATCCCGCAAATTATTAGTAACTTTTCTGGCCACCCAGTTGGTTTATTACAACCACTGGTGGCAATGATTAATGCTTCGCTTTGGACTGGTTATGGCTGGACCAAGACCTTTAAAGATTGGCCGATTATCATTTCAAACGTTCCTGGTGTTTTGTTTGGATTGTTTACAGTGATTACAATTTATATCCATTAA
- a CDS encoding energy-coupled thiamine transporter ThiT: MQNTQSKNLRFITELALFIALFVVLSFWSIRLWGEGGSISFQMVPTMIMAYRYGYKGGLTVGILFGLIKLILGAYILTPFQAFLDYPLTFGLVGFTAVTVPMVKKAFGNKEID; encoded by the coding sequence ATGCAAAACACGCAATCGAAAAATTTACGTTTTATTACGGAATTGGCGCTTTTCATCGCCCTATTCGTTGTCTTGAGTTTCTGGTCTATTCGTCTTTGGGGTGAGGGTGGCTCCATTTCATTTCAAATGGTACCAACGATGATTATGGCGTATCGCTATGGCTATAAGGGTGGTTTAACAGTCGGAATTCTGTTTGGACTCATCAAGTTAATCTTAGGTGCCTATATTTTGACACCTTTTCAGGCTTTCTTGGATTACCCATTGACCTTTGGGTTGGTCGGTTTCACAGCTGTGACTGTCCCAATGGTTAAGAAGGCCTTTGGGAACAAGGAAATAGATTAG
- a CDS encoding immunoglobulin-like domain-containing protein, producing MKKIIPQEKPLLASKKLWLFVAFSTLTSAGFLTQTEGHAVGLNNDLTASADETANTLQTANTVTLASKQQDTSNSTSATATSTENNNETVASQATSQTNSGNESSSISASQTNTDSGAGSATTSQTSTSTDSNSSTSQSENSSSQSTNDSTGLTSRIADDSSTSQSTGTGNSANVGTTNDNSTLIGQALVPDNTLRAAFATALNKSADQLTVSDLEQVKAIKITSGKVESLQGLHYAKNLESITVIGNYKQNSDDDDNTISSYYPQSDSPYQYDNESGSADISDVLSDDKITEFNELTQLKFIQLTGLGLRDANFLRKQAEHNQNLVTLYINRNSISNLTPFTGITMSHLQTLNIANNNFSDVSVIQNVDLPAITTIDASYNQISDITPITKAQITNIQYLFANNNQLSNIDVFKDSPLTKLKWLAVNNNNISNITIMTGLYNRYPDLHVFQIDNNQLSDISFMNGFQLLFQTTAQDQHHQETVTAVRSNQPTIDIALPIKTSSYDDQIQVGNQSYYNGQSDPQGNTLTISQLSNTIQSVNLYNGQTISGKQLTDQSFTGVKSLTIAVPTDNTTNTVLFYQWSGARGRFNGTGTITVNWVDPVQPEIVANNQTITQGNQFDALTQVSAFDQQNDGGGRVDLTKQITVIQNQVNPQVVGTYTVVYQVTNSYGLTTSKSIQVTVQAPASIPNNDGQSSTQQNQQSNQSQVQQSAQEAQHAATSVVPLAAKNNTVAVNQQEAEHALPDTADTAPQSRVEKFAPVSLFASLTLLFLAKNKKKKR from the coding sequence ATGAAAAAAATCATCCCACAAGAAAAGCCTTTACTGGCTTCCAAGAAATTGTGGCTCTTCGTCGCTTTTTCTACCCTGACTAGTGCCGGGTTTTTAACGCAAACAGAGGGTCATGCTGTTGGTTTAAACAATGATTTAACCGCTTCGGCTGATGAAACGGCAAATACGCTGCAAACAGCTAATACCGTCACTTTGGCGTCAAAGCAACAAGACACATCGAATAGCACTTCAGCAACTGCTACTAGTACAGAAAATAACAACGAAACAGTAGCTAGCCAAGCTACTAGCCAAACGAATAGCGGAAACGAGTCAAGTTCCATTTCTGCTAGTCAAACTAATACTGATAGTGGGGCAGGTTCTGCAACTACTAGTCAGACATCCACCAGTACTGATTCAAACTCTTCAACGAGCCAGTCAGAAAATAGCTCAAGTCAAAGTACGAATGATAGTACTGGATTGACGAGTCGCATTGCTGATGATAGCAGTACAAGTCAGTCTACCGGTACGGGTAACTCAGCCAATGTTGGTACAACTAATGACAATTCCACTTTAATTGGCCAAGCATTGGTACCAGATAATACTTTACGAGCTGCTTTTGCGACGGCCTTAAATAAGTCAGCTGACCAGCTAACGGTGAGCGACTTGGAGCAAGTCAAAGCAATTAAGATTACTTCTGGTAAGGTTGAATCGCTACAGGGCCTGCACTATGCTAAAAATCTCGAAAGTATCACTGTCATTGGTAATTATAAGCAAAATAGTGACGATGATGACAATACGATTAGCAGCTATTACCCTCAGAGCGATAGCCCTTATCAGTATGACAATGAGAGTGGATCTGCTGATATTTCTGATGTCCTTTCGGATGATAAAATTACAGAATTTAATGAGTTGACCCAGTTGAAGTTCATTCAGTTGACTGGTTTGGGTTTGAGGGATGCTAATTTTTTGCGCAAGCAGGCGGAACACAACCAAAATTTGGTAACCCTTTATATTAATCGGAATTCGATTTCTAATTTAACTCCCTTTACTGGCATTACCATGTCGCATCTTCAGACACTTAATATCGCTAATAATAATTTTTCTGATGTCAGCGTTATTCAAAATGTTGATTTACCAGCGATAACAACGATAGATGCTAGCTACAACCAGATTAGTGATATTACGCCAATTACCAAGGCTCAAATCACCAATATTCAATATTTATTTGCTAATAATAATCAACTTAGCAATATTGATGTTTTTAAGGATTCTCCCTTGACGAAACTGAAGTGGCTTGCTGTCAATAATAATAATATTAGTAATATTACCATTATGACTGGGCTCTATAATCGTTATCCAGATTTACATGTTTTCCAAATTGATAACAACCAACTAAGCGATATTAGCTTTATGAATGGTTTCCAGCTGTTATTCCAGACGACTGCCCAAGATCAACACCATCAAGAAACAGTAACCGCCGTTCGATCAAATCAACCGACAATTGATATTGCTTTGCCAATTAAAACCAGTTCTTATGATGATCAAATTCAAGTGGGTAATCAGTCTTATTACAATGGTCAAAGTGACCCGCAGGGGAACACTTTGACGATTAGCCAGCTTTCAAATACAATTCAGAGTGTTAACCTTTACAATGGACAAACTATTTCCGGTAAACAGCTTACCGACCAATCATTTACTGGAGTGAAATCTCTTACGATTGCGGTACCAACTGATAACACCACCAATACTGTATTATTTTATCAATGGTCTGGTGCCCGGGGTCGGTTTAATGGTACTGGAACAATTACGGTTAACTGGGTTGACCCAGTGCAGCCAGAAATCGTTGCCAATAACCAGACCATTACCCAAGGTAATCAATTTGATGCACTGACACAGGTGAGTGCTTTTGATCAACAAAATGATGGCGGTGGTCGTGTTGATTTAACCAAGCAAATCACTGTTATCCAAAATCAAGTCAATCCTCAAGTAGTTGGAACTTATACAGTTGTTTATCAAGTAACCAATTCTTACGGACTAACTACAAGTAAAAGCATCCAAGTTACAGTACAAGCACCAGCATCAATTCCAAACAATGATGGTCAATCTAGCACTCAGCAAAACCAACAGAGTAACCAGTCCCAGGTTCAACAGAGTGCACAAGAAGCGCAACACGCTGCTACAAGCGTCGTTCCATTAGCCGCAAAAAATAATACAGTAGCTGTTAACCAACAAGAAGCTGAGCATGCACTACCTGATACTGCTGACACCGCTCCGCAAAGTCGCGTTGAAAAATTTGCACCTGTGTCTTTGTTTGCTTCGTTAACACTCTTATTCTTAGCTAAAAATAAGAAAAAGAAGCGCTAG
- a CDS encoding cation-translocating P-type ATPase, which produces MQAFQKGVQATLKAFGTKLDQGLSEKQVEKSRREHGKNVFVAEKKTSLAKKILLSLKDVATIILLIAAGISFVATYLEGSNNYFESLLVIGIVVINSALSIFQEGKAESSLAALKDLNKSQVKVFRNGQPELIDSDDVVVGDLLLLENGRSIAADARLIEAVELQTEESALTGESLPVEKDADATFKGDGNVDLGERVTMVYRGTTVVNGHGLAIVTAVGMATEMGKIASLLNNENSTPLTPLQRRLAQLGRNISYLAIISAAVVLTLGIAQGMDLKHIFLTAISLAVAIVPETLPVIVTMTLALGVQRIAKKHAIIRRLPAVETLGTTNVIASDKTGTLTQNKMTVRQVWQANQNQLSAIADGLPGFALSREPMLTDVMDKAPMPKNSSLFSQGLGRQIALNASLFALVTLGAIWFGQNVAMGGLATSEEVGQTMAFVVLSLTSIMHVFNIRSEKSLFSIRYDANPSLVNMALLATLITVAVSIIPGVQGLFGLVGLSASHWLLIVLLTVIPTIVLEILKKISPRLFQV; this is translated from the coding sequence AAAAGCAGGTTGAAAAAAGCCGGCGAGAACATGGAAAAAATGTTTTCGTGGCTGAAAAGAAAACATCTTTAGCTAAGAAAATCTTACTTAGTTTAAAGGATGTCGCCACAATTATTTTGTTGATTGCGGCTGGGATTTCCTTTGTCGCCACTTATTTGGAAGGAAGTAATAATTACTTCGAAAGTCTGCTGGTGATTGGCATTGTGGTCATCAACTCAGCATTGTCGATTTTTCAAGAAGGCAAGGCTGAAAGTTCCTTAGCCGCTTTGAAAGATTTGAATAAGAGTCAGGTTAAGGTTTTTCGCAACGGTCAACCAGAATTAATTGACTCGGATGACGTTGTTGTCGGCGATCTTTTGCTCTTAGAAAATGGGCGGTCAATTGCCGCTGATGCGCGTTTAATTGAAGCTGTTGAATTACAAACGGAAGAGTCCGCACTGACTGGCGAAAGCTTGCCCGTAGAAAAAGATGCGGATGCTACTTTTAAAGGGGACGGTAACGTTGACCTCGGTGAACGAGTAACGATGGTTTACCGTGGTACTACCGTTGTCAACGGTCACGGCCTGGCCATCGTCACTGCTGTGGGAATGGCAACTGAAATGGGTAAGATTGCTAGCCTATTGAACAATGAAAACAGCACGCCTTTGACACCATTGCAACGTCGTTTGGCCCAATTAGGTCGTAATATTTCTTATTTGGCCATTATTTCCGCTGCCGTTGTTTTAACGCTAGGAATTGCTCAAGGAATGGATTTGAAACACATCTTCTTAACGGCCATCTCCTTAGCAGTGGCCATCGTGCCAGAAACGTTACCAGTGATTGTGACAATGACTCTGGCTCTCGGCGTTCAACGAATTGCCAAGAAGCACGCGATTATCCGACGGTTACCAGCGGTTGAAACACTGGGAACAACGAATGTCATTGCTTCGGATAAGACTGGAACGTTAACACAAAATAAGATGACGGTTCGTCAGGTCTGGCAAGCAAATCAAAATCAGTTGTCCGCCATAGCTGATGGTTTGCCAGGCTTTGCTCTGAGTCGTGAACCAATGTTAACGGATGTGATGGACAAGGCGCCAATGCCCAAAAATTCGTCATTATTTAGTCAGGGACTTGGACGACAAATTGCCCTCAATGCCTCGCTTTTTGCCTTGGTGACCTTAGGCGCCATCTGGTTTGGTCAAAATGTGGCCATGGGTGGCCTTGCCACTTCAGAAGAGGTGGGCCAGACAATGGCCTTCGTCGTCTTGTCATTAACGTCGATTATGCACGTTTTCAATATCCGTTCTGAAAAGTCTCTTTTTTCAATTCGTTATGATGCCAATCCATCATTGGTGAATATGGCTCTCTTAGCAACACTAATTACGGTTGCAGTTTCGATAATTCCGGGTGTTCAAGGACTCTTCGGTTTGGTCGGCTTATCGGCTAGTCATTGGTTGCTGATCGTTCTCTTAACTGTTATACCGACGATTGTCTTAGAAATCCTGAAGAAAATCAGCCCAAGGCTCTTTCAGGTTTAA
- a CDS encoding prolyl-tRNA synthetase associated domain-containing protein: MDKNEVFQYLQQKKIWHDITEHQALFSMDSIVDVDLPYPDADAKNLFVRDDKKRNYFLITVKGDKRVDLKAFRKENQTRPLSFASEEDLLRLMDLIPGSVSPFGLLNNDGRQVNFFLDEDFLKDPGLIGIHPNENTATVWLKTLDLLEIIQEHGNEVATVPMPERD, translated from the coding sequence ATGGATAAAAATGAAGTTTTTCAGTATTTGCAGCAAAAAAAAATTTGGCACGACATTACAGAACACCAAGCATTATTTAGTATGGATAGTATTGTTGATGTTGACTTACCTTACCCAGATGCCGATGCCAAAAACCTTTTTGTCCGTGACGATAAAAAACGAAATTATTTTCTGATTACTGTTAAAGGTGATAAAAGAGTTGATTTAAAGGCTTTTCGCAAGGAAAATCAGACCCGACCACTATCATTTGCCTCAGAAGAAGACTTGCTAAGGTTAATGGACTTAATTCCTGGTTCTGTCTCTCCTTTCGGTCTCTTAAATAATGATGGCCGCCAAGTCAACTTCTTTCTTGATGAGGACTTTCTAAAAGATCCTGGACTAATTGGGATTCACCCAAATGAAAACACAGCAACGGTTTGGCTGAAAACCCTTGATCTTCTCGAGATAATTCAAGAACATGGTAATGAAGTGGCGACCGTTCCTATGCCCGAACGAGACTGA
- a CDS encoding TetR/AcrR family transcriptional regulator encodes MDQIIQEFVKLSEEKKVPPSQKKVLQAAIQLFAGQGYASTSTAAITKEAGVSQAVIFKYFKNKEGLLDQILNLTIENLLPKYSDEFVAKLQDVAGHESFEEFLSFVLHDRFRFMDSNQDVLIILVAQLMVDETLMKKLENALTDKFWFLTKIIEELAGPDAKLSGQDILRLIASQMLLIFIEEKRMGLQLSGSTVEQRLEQTRQIILAGIYKIN; translated from the coding sequence ATGGATCAAATTATTCAAGAGTTTGTGAAGCTATCTGAAGAAAAAAAGGTGCCCCCTTCTCAAAAGAAAGTTCTTCAAGCAGCCATTCAATTGTTTGCGGGCCAAGGGTACGCCAGTACATCGACTGCTGCCATCACCAAGGAAGCTGGTGTTAGTCAGGCAGTCATCTTCAAGTACTTTAAAAATAAAGAAGGGTTGCTCGACCAGATTTTAAATTTGACCATTGAGAATCTGCTACCAAAGTATAGTGATGAATTTGTTGCAAAATTACAGGATGTAGCTGGGCACGAGTCATTTGAAGAATTTTTATCCTTTGTTTTGCATGACCGCTTTCGTTTCATGGATTCCAATCAAGATGTTTTGATTATCTTAGTTGCGCAATTAATGGTGGACGAGACTTTAATGAAAAAACTAGAAAATGCGTTGACGGATAAGTTTTGGTTCCTTACTAAAATCATTGAGGAACTAGCTGGACCGGATGCTAAATTATCTGGTCAAGATATTCTTCGCTTGATTGCCTCACAGATGTTACTCATCTTTATTGAGGAAAAACGGATGGGTCTACAGTTGTCGGGATCTACTGTTGAACAGCGACTGGAGCAAACACGTCAAATTATTTTAGCGGGAATTTATAAGATTAATTAG